A region of candidate division WOR-3 bacterium DNA encodes the following proteins:
- a CDS encoding Rne/Rng family ribonuclease: protein MKVNVKLIFSSYYNDNRCALLEGERLSEFYIEGPNTRSEVGRIYKGRVENVVKGLRGAFVNLGLKKNGFLPLAEIPDEAFWEREEVKQEGTVVNPGDEILCQVVKEAMGDKGSRLTSYVHIPGHYLVYFPTVDRIGISQRIREKKERLRLRDLVRRIKKPGVGIIIRTAAEFASEESIQKEYLFLEKIYEEIKRNWEKVKAPALLYQEPPFPIRMVRDLFTPDTEVIYCDNKETYEVIHAYLQSLNPELVSRLKLYEGEKPIFEKMRIEEELKKALERKIWLKSGGFITIDQTEAVVAIDVNTGRFAQEEDPETLILQTNLEAASEIARLIRLRDLSGLIIIDFIDMQEPKNMERVVEELKLCLENDRAKSDFARISRFGILEMTREKIRPSLFDSLFETCPVCFGRGRIPNRYEIAVKIKNQLSAKAENIKGKRVKLLVSQFLHSYLMEDWQEDLKKLIKDLKIAIDLKSSPELPPTGFKIMIEN from the coding sequence ATGAAGGTGAATGTCAAGTTAATCTTCTCTTCATATTACAATGACAATCGTTGTGCCCTCTTGGAAGGGGAGAGGCTTTCAGAATTTTATATTGAAGGACCAAATACCAGAAGTGAAGTGGGGCGGATTTATAAGGGGAGGGTAGAAAATGTGGTAAAAGGATTAAGGGGGGCTTTTGTTAATCTCGGTCTGAAGAAGAATGGTTTCTTACCTTTAGCGGAAATTCCCGATGAGGCATTTTGGGAGAGGGAAGAGGTGAAACAGGAGGGAACGGTTGTTAATCCGGGAGATGAGATCCTTTGTCAGGTGGTGAAGGAGGCGATGGGCGATAAGGGTTCGCGTCTCACCTCCTATGTCCACATCCCCGGACATTATTTGGTCTACTTCCCCACGGTGGACCGGATTGGTATCTCTCAGAGGATAAGAGAGAAAAAGGAAAGGCTCCGCCTTCGGGATCTGGTGAGAAGGATAAAGAAACCCGGCGTGGGGATTATAATTAGGACAGCAGCAGAGTTTGCCAGTGAAGAGAGTATCCAGAAGGAATACCTCTTCTTGGAGAAGATTTATGAGGAGATCAAAAGGAATTGGGAGAAGGTAAAGGCGCCCGCCCTCCTTTACCAAGAACCGCCATTTCCGATCCGGATGGTTCGCGATCTCTTCACCCCAGATACTGAGGTTATCTACTGTGATAATAAGGAGACCTACGAGGTGATCCACGCTTATCTCCAAAGTTTGAACCCGGAGTTGGTCTCTCGGTTAAAACTCTATGAGGGAGAAAAGCCCATCTTTGAGAAGATGCGGATTGAAGAGGAGTTGAAAAAGGCATTGGAAAGGAAGATTTGGTTAAAATCGGGTGGGTTCATCACCATTGACCAGACAGAAGCGGTGGTGGCGATTGATGTGAACACGGGTCGTTTTGCTCAAGAAGAAGACCCGGAGACTTTAATCCTCCAGACAAATTTGGAAGCGGCTTCGGAAATTGCCCGCTTGATTCGTCTGCGGGACCTCTCCGGCTTGATCATCATTGACTTTATAGATATGCAGGAGCCAAAGAATATGGAGCGGGTGGTGGAAGAGTTAAAACTCTGTCTGGAGAACGACCGGGCAAAATCCGACTTTGCCCGGATCAGTCGGTTCGGTATCTTGGAGATGACTCGGGAGAAGATTAGACCTTCCCTTTTTGACTCCCTCTTTGAAACCTGTCCGGTCTGTTTCGGCCGGGGAAGAATTCCTAATCGTTACGAGATTGCGGTGAAGATAAAAAATCAACTCTCGGCGAAAGCGGAGAACATCAAAGGGAAAAGGGTGAAACTCTTGGTCTCCCAATTTTTACACAGTTATCTTATGGAAGATTGGCAAGAGGATTTAAAAAAGTTGATTAAGGATCTAAAAATTGCCATTGATCTAAAATCTTCACCCGAATTACCGCCGACAGGATTTAAGATTATGATAGAAAATTAA